CTTTCCGATACTTTCTTGAAGGAATAGCATCTGAGTACAATAGTGTAGAGTTCCCCGCACTAAACATTGCAAAGAGTCTAAAAGAGGTGAAAGAGCTATAAAGAACTAAGGAAGAAGCCATTTGTAGCACTAAGAGGAAGATGTCTCACAACCAGCCTACGGATAATACATGCCGATATAGGAATGAAGCATGCATAAACTCGTAAGTCAATAGTGAATTTGGTTGCATCGAAGGCGGATAAATTCAATAATGAGGGCCGCCCGCAGATGATAGCAATTCGTCTTCACTAAGAGCTAACGACTAGAAATCTAGCAAATAGGACGCTTTGTCAATTGAATTAGTAAGTTATCCTGGTCTAGAGGGTGTTCTTCCTCCCCACTCTAGAGGCTAAACCAGTTAGAAAAGCGTCCCCCGGGAGTTTCGCAGTAGTAGATGACGTTCCTGGTACTAGTAGTCCATAGAACTAAGATTTGCATGCATGGTGGGTAACAGCATTGTATCTATCTTTTGCAGTCTGTAAATACGTATCCCAAAGTTGTAGATTCTGCTTCTTAAGGGCTGGGTGTCAAAGTCCTCAGTAGGTGGTTTGGTCCTTCAAATGCCTATCTGTTGTAGTAGTCCCCAAAGGCGGAACTTTATTAGTTGTAGGTGGACGGACCTCAAGTCCTTTCCTTTCTCTAATGCTAATACCGCGGCCTGTCATGATTGCTGTCAAAGATGAAGGCCATACTGTAGTCATAAGATTGCGTGTCGTGTCGTTATTCTGTATCGTGTACAGATTCTCATATGTGTTGTCATTCCAGTACAGCTAATCCGTGAACAGCTAACCATCGTACTGTCAAAATGGGATAGGTTCGATCTATGGTCATGGAAGGCCTCCTAAAAAGATCTACTAAATTCATCGAGTTGTTCCAAAGAATCAAAGCGCCCAGTTATTAAGAAAATCCCTTGTCGGCTTTCCGTGAAATATTCGTTTGGCCGAGGACTTCCATAGCTGTTCCTATTTCAACTAGGTAGGCCTTCGGTATTCATGCTTCCTTCTATCAAGAGCATTGTGGCAGTACGAAATCCTTCCTCAGCCTTGTTTCTAATTTTCACCGGGCATATCCGATTTTTGGACACTTGCTGCATCCCTTTTCTTGCTGCATTAGCTTAACCGTTCGCTTCTTTCCATTGCTTCAACGCTTGTTTCAAGCAATAGTCAAGAGATACGTAAGGCTTATCTGGCCGATATGACTTCCTGAAATTCTTTCCTGAGAAAAACCTAAAATGGAGGGGTTGGGGCTTTGGCTCCAGGCTCAAACTCTATCTTGTGGTAGACTGCCCTCCTAGGGAGCGCTTGGGCAACTAACTTGTGGGGCATGACATCCCAAATTCATCAGTTACATTAGGAATTTCCTGAAAAAAAGTCTTATGTGTATTGGATCCGCTCTTCTGTTAGCATGAACACATGAATgagattcttcttattcttcctaaaTAGAACCCCCCACCCTCACCTTTCTTAGGACTATCAAGCCTTCTCGAATTAGGTCTATGGTAGAAGCTTTGAACGTAGACCCGGATACAAATCTTTCACTCACTGAAAAGTGAAAACCTGTGACTATATCGTCCTGAAGACGGATGCGGCGGGAAGAAGTGGCATTTAGAAGTGTTGCTGACTTTACATTTAGGTTTCGGCATAACAAAGCTTGCACTGTCTTTTCGCACTTAGGCGCACAGCGTGCCGTTGGTAATGATTCTACTACGGTGCTGCAAATTCGCAAGCTGATCCTAAGTAATCGTTGTTGTTCATTGGATTCCTCCCGAATTACTTCGTTAGGATTGAAGAATTGCTGCAATTCTTCCTGAATAGACTCGATTCTCCCGTCGAGAGTTTCTTTGAAAGTCTTACCTAAACTCTTCCGACTGAATATGAGAAACCTTATAAAACAACGAGCTACTATCATTTCTTCATTATAGATTGAGATCTTCTTCGGACTTGATGCACAAATAGATGGAATAGCAGCAAATAGCATATTTCTATCCTTCATATCCGTAGAAAGAAATCTCATCTCCAGGTAACTCCATCTTTTTCAGCTCTGCTCGCTCACTTTTGAAAGGAAGACTTAGTTTTAGATCGGCGTTGGTTTTTCCAACGAAACATTCTTTCACGAACTTTAATGACAAAATGCTAGTTGCCTCGTAACGCATACACTGGAGGTCCCATCGACGAAGACTACTTACTATACGCGTTTTCGAGTAGCATTTCGTGCTCTTTTTCGTCGCCAGCTAAATCAATCAATTTGACAAGATCTTGCATAAATCACCTCGTCCGCTAGGGAAATGCACTCCTGAATAGACTCGATTCCCCGCCCCGCATCAGTGAAATGTCTAAGACGCAACGGAATAGCAACGTTTCTTTCTATATGATAATATGCACCGAGGGGAGGAGATGCCTTAAAATTGGTTTCTTCTTTTCAAGAGTTGGGATTGAAGGATTTGCTAATGCCCGACCCTTCTCGACTAGAAACTCTTCCGCTCCTCCGGACCTTTGGAAAACCAAGAAGCAGAATGCAGTGTCTGCTATGATTGCCCCAGATGTAAGTTGGCCTCCCCCAGCCACAGCTATTTTAGCCGATTTTTTCTTTTGGATATGGCAAGTGGTTGTAACTGCTAAATACAAATCAATGAATGTACTTGAACTGCCGGTATCAATAAGGGCAATGCCTGTTTGTCCACCAACAGTGACCTTGACTGAAAATGTGCCAGCAGTGACCTGCCCTGAAACTGCATGAGCCGAAATATGCATGAGATACTCATTTGGAGGGGAGTCCTGATCCTgtgggatttcttcttcttcttgtactgCAATCTCTTCTGTGGCATCATTTGGTGTGTAAGTTTCCTGAATGACATTGATAGTAGGGATTAACTTGCAGAAGTTTTTGATTGGTCTTTTTCATGTCATGGGATAACCCCCCCGAAAGAAGAGTGCAAAGACCAAGTTCCCATTTCCTCCGTTCATCCACGAGAATCGATATTCGTTCTTTCCACTTTGAATACGTCAATTCTCATCCGTTACTTGAGATTCGATACGTAAGATACGTCATTTCTCATCCGTAACTTCCATCCGATAAGGGCAATAAAGCCAAGGCAAGCTCATATTTGCGTATCTAAAGGCTTGGTGTGGAGTTTTGGGGAGAGGGCCTGGGTTTCGGGAGATGAAAAAAGCCTACTTTTACAGCTAAGTGATTAGGACTTGATCGAAAAATATTGCTCTCAAAACATGCATTTTTGAGGTAAACTAGAAAAACACTACTTTTGACCCATAGTGATCCGCACTTTTTTCATTGGAAATCGAGTTTCCTTAGGGAAAAAGGACTTGCTAACTTTTGCAGCTATATGAAATGGACTTGCCTACGGCACTTTTGCACCGAAGAAACTAAAAAATAGTCTTTCTCCGCCTAAAAGCAAGGTAGGATTTCTACGAAACAAGTCCGGATAGGTAACTAGGCGGATAGGAAGGATTTCTACGAGCTTCAGTTCATGAATTGAAATATGCATGCATCCCATTCATAAGGAGTAGCTGGCTATCCGTGTGCAACACTCATTTCTTTCTAGGAAGATAAGATCCCGCTCTAAGGCATTGGAGCTGCTGGAATATGATACGAAAATACAGATTGATGTTTCTGCTTCTCCTCTCTCGGGAATAGTTTACCGACCGGGCCACCTGTAAATTCTTTAGTTAAAACAGGCCTCGGGAGTAGTCATCCTAGTATCGAAAATCATCTATTTTGCTTTCCGAAGGTAGACAGCAGCGTTGATTCTCCGATTATACGATGGCAACATGTGTGAAGTCTAGTACCAGATCATATCGGGGATAGCTAGCTCATCAGCAGTTCATTTCTATGTATGGCGAGAAGTCCAACTGTCAAGCATGGCACGATTCCAGAATCATCGCTTGGCTGCTGCTTAGATGAGATGAAACCTGAGCTGACTTCTCTGTTTTAGTACCGGCCAGGCCTGCTTCTTAAGTGAACTCATCCATTCCCTTGTTAGTACAGAAGGAGGCGATATCGTGTCAATTCCCTAAATAAAACCGTCTTTTCCAATGATTTAGGGCCCATACCCCAATAATGATGACGAAGAGGTCTTCCTGCTTCAAAAACAGGGCTTCCTGACCCGAGAAAAGAGTGCACATGGAAGTAGTTCCGCTCAATTCTCCAATACGACTTCGGGTGTGACCCCAACCCCACCAAATGGTGATCCTCGAGACCAAAGGGCATTGAACGAGAGAGAAGGAAATCGTCCACAGAGAATCGGAGTATCCGGCCTAGTGATAGTTAGAAAGAGTTGGCCAATACAGAATCGCATGCGCCTCTCATTGATgaacccctttttcctttatcctcTACTGGTGGCTGATTGATTGAGCGCCGGTCTCACTCATTCTTTATGAGCGGAAGCCATGCACCTATCACCTATAACCGGAGAAGTACTATACGGCACGACACCTTCGGCGAGGACTCAACTCAACAGAGAATGATTTGACAAACATTGATCCATGCTTGGCCTTAGCCTGAGCTCAACTCTGAAAAAGAAAAGAGGAGAATCTCTCTAGCTTGTGGAATCACTTCCCTGGATGCTTAGATAGCTCGAGAAAGTGCGCCACTTCTCCCTTAGAGCCCATCTATCTAAACGGGTATAAAAACAGAGAAATAGGCTCATTAAGTGAAGTGAGAACAGAACTCGATCTTTGCTAGGCGTGAGAAGAAGATATCGGTCCTTTGGCCATCGGGTAAAGAAATCCTTTGAATGGATCAGTGAGTTCCGGCACGATTGCTGGAACGAACGGAATCTACGGGAACGAGATCTTTCTGTTGGCACGATATCTTTCAGGAACTGCGGTAATCCAATCCTCGACCTAAGGACGAATGCTTGATTTGCAATCTTTCAAGACGATTTTCTTGTAGCAGATGTGGAATCCAGATTGGCATAACGGGTTCTACGTGAAGTCAGCCGTTCGTCATCATTTGAGGGTTCGGGTCAGGATCATGGCCATAAATCGCTACTTTTTCCACTAGAGCGAATAGCATTCTTTGAAACAGGCACAGGACACTAGAGCGAATAGCATTCTTCGAAACAGGCACGCACAGGACTTGAAGCAGAATCAGAGAGTGATCCCTTTCCAACAGACTGATCGAATTCCAGTGATACACTACGCCTGGCACTATTCGTCACATTAGTAGTTAAGTTACTCATTTGTTACGAACAAAGAGACGCTAGAGATTCTATTAACTTCAGATCGATGCCATTCACTAATCTCAATCGTCTTTCTATGGATTTCTGGGCCGATGGGCGATAAACCTTAAAAGTAGCTGCTACGGGCTCTGTGGTGCGTCTCAGAGCCCTTCCCCATGGGGGGTTCCCGTTCTGCTAATCTTGCTATCTTCCCCAGGTTTGCTCGTTTCGATTGGAACAAGAAGTCCGTATTGGTATTTCTTGGTATTGGTAGCAGATGTTCCGCGGTAACAAACAGTAGCTGCAAGTAGATCATCTCTCTTTC
This portion of the Triticum dicoccoides isolate Atlit2015 ecotype Zavitan chromosome 7A, WEW_v2.0, whole genome shotgun sequence genome encodes:
- the LOC119328106 gene encoding ATP synthase protein MI25-like, translated to MRFLSTDMKDRNMLFAAIPSICASSPKKISIYNEEMIVARCFIRFLIFSRKSLGKTFKETLDGRIESIQEELQQFFNPNEVIREESNEQQRLLRISLRICSTVVESLPTARCAPKCEKTVQALLCRNLNVKSATLLNATSSRRIRLQDDIVTGFHFSVSERFVSGSTFKASTIDLIREGLIVLRKVRVGGSI